The Deltaproteobacteria bacterium DNA segment AAGGAAATAGGGCTCTCGGCCCATCCCGTCACCGTCCATTCCCCTTCAATCATCATCAAACGGGACCCTGAAGCCGAGCCCCCCAGTCCCACCCCAGTGGATTGGAGATCCCTTTCAAGGGATGAATTGCTCAATCGGGTCAAAGACGCGGGTATCGTGGGTATCGGGGGAGCTGGATTTCCCACCCATGTCAAGTTGTCTCCCCCGCCCGAGGCCAAGGTTGACACCCTGATCATCAATGGAGCGGAATGCGAGCCTTACCTTACCACGGACCATCGTCTTATGCTGGAACACCCGAAAGAAATCCTGGAGGGCGCCAAGATCATTCTTGCCATCCTGGGAATCGATACCTGCCATATCGGGGTGGAGGCCAACAAGATGGATGCCGTGGAGACCCTTAGGAAAGCGGCAGCGGCGCAAGGTGCAGAGGATTCCCGGATCTCTATCGACGCCCTGAAGGTGAAATACCCCCAGGGTTCAGAAAAGCAACTTATCGAGAGTATTACAGGGCGAAGGGTCCCTGCTTTCGGGCTCCCCTTCGATGTCGGGACCATCGTTCAAAACGTAGGCACCACAAAGGCCGTATACGACGCGGTCGTGCTGAACAAACCCCTCTATGAAAAGGTAATCACCATATCAGGAAAAGGAATCCAGAGGCCGGCAAATCTCCGGGTCAGGATCGGTACCCGGCTTAAGGACATCGTGGATTACCTCGGGGGGACCACCTCTGAGCTT contains these protein-coding regions:
- the rsxC gene encoding electron transport complex subunit RsxC, with product MSETLLTFPKGGIHPPEYKDLTDHLPIEDMPLPEEVEILLHQHFGAPCTPLVKKKAEVSEGDLIGRVEAGLGANVHASVTGVVKEIGLSAHPVTVHSPSIIIKRDPEAEPPSPTPVDWRSLSRDELLNRVKDAGIVGIGGAGFPTHVKLSPPPEAKVDTLIINGAECEPYLTTDHRLMLEHPKEILEGAKIILAILGIDTCHIGVEANKMDAVETLRKAAAAQGAEDSRISIDALKVKYPQGSEKQLIESITGRRVPAFGLPFDVGTIVQNVGTTKAVYDAVVLNKPLYEKVITISGKGIQRPANLRVRIGTRLKDIVDYLGGTTSELSKVVVGGPMMGFAIPNLEVPVTKTTSGVLFLTGEEIDDRSYSNCIRCGWCLDACPMGLAPNEIGIYVEAGRAADTAHFGVFECFECGCCAFVCPAKRPLVQFIRLAKMKARKD